The Dysidea avara chromosome 11, odDysAvar1.4, whole genome shotgun sequence genome includes the window GTGGTTGAAGTATGCTTGCAATTTTTAACCATATACTTGGTGAGATCTGTTGCATACCTTGCAAGTATATTATCATTATCTCTTTATCAGATATTTGCAAGAAGCTCAAAGGCTGTCTTAGTCGGGTTTTTAGTGAGCGTGCTGACATTCTGGAAGACAGTGCTATATATGATTCAGTACACTGAGATATGTAATGGAGGAGATAGGCTGAGTCACGTTGACATAGGTAATGCCATCCTATTTTTCGTAATCCCCAATGGCTTCTGGCTGGTGTTTCCGTTCATCTTGATAATCTACTATGGAAGAAAACTGTCTACTGCCCTTGACTACAGTTGTCAAATGAAGAAAGATTAGATAATTATACagg containing:
- the LOC136238721 gene encoding uncharacterized protein, which produces MWSSRWPVVWFLLSGLLVIWDCCFVLLRPHSLPKGRFHHFFVPYVLYYEVDKAYADIENEFVWGQSWLNVVEVCLQFLTIYLIFARSSKAVLVGFLVSVLTFWKTVLYMIQYTEICNGGDRLSHVDIGNAILFFVIPNGFWLVFPFILIIYYGRKLSTALDYSCQMKKD